The Trichomycterus rosablanca isolate fTriRos1 chromosome 6, fTriRos1.hap1, whole genome shotgun sequence DNA segment GCAGCTATTATAAACTCTGTGGTAAACACCATGACGCATCAACTTTTAAAGTAAAGTCCACAACACTACATTTTACACTATTAATATACTAAACTGATCATTTATTACTTACACATACATTGTGTAGTCACTGTATTTCGGAAATGTATTAAGTGGGTAACAAATAAAAGGAAAAGCCATCATAAAGTGGCTTAGTAAGGTGCTGGACCACCAGGACAGATTCACTGTGCTTTGACCTAAACTGTATGGAAAGAATGAAACATCATTCTTCTAAAACAATTTAAGTGGTGTTTTGATGCTGTTGGTAAAGAGTGCCCAGAAAACCCAGGACCCTTGTGCTGTGTGTTATCAACATTACCTTCTGTGccctgtaattaaaaaaatataaaaaagtattaaaatatcAATTCAAAGTTAATAAGAAAGTAACTACTTTTGGTGTTCCTATTAGTCCCAGGTTGTCACTTACTGTAAATTAATTACATGATtacatctacaaccccaaatcagaaaaagttgggacagtatggaaaatgctaataaaatataaatgcagtgttccttgtatttactttgacttttatttgattgcagacagtttaaacccaagatatttcatgttttgtctgcttaacgtcatttcatttgttaacaaacatccattcctgcatttcaggcctgcaacatgttccaaaaaaagttgggacgggggcaatttagggctattaatgaggtgaaaaaacgaaataattatgtgattccaaacaggtgatgtctacaggtgattataattaaggtttggtacaaaaacagcatccagaaaaaggctgagtctttgatgagctaagatgatcagaggacaaacaaatgcatgagaaaatgattggaatgtttaaaaacaatgtacctcaaagaaagattggaaggaatttgcatatttctccctctacagtgcataatatcattaaacgattcaaggaatcgggaggaatttcagtgcgtaaaggccaagggcgcaagcttaagctgaacgcctgtgatcttcgatccctcagacggcactgcatcaggaactgccactcaaccatagctgatataaccacatgggtgagggattactttggcaaacctttgtcaagcactacaatacagagttacatgcacaaataggATGGACCAGTGGAAaggtgtattgtggtcagatgaatcagcattccaggatgctgtgtgctcaagaccaaagacgaaaaggaacatcggcaacaagtccaaaagtcaggatctgtcatggtatggggctgtgtcagtgcttttggcaaaggtcatttacacttctgtgatggcagcattaatgcaaaaaaaatacattgcgatcttagagcaacatatgctgccttcaagacgtcatcttttccagggacgtccatgcatttttcaacaagacaatgcaaaaccacatgctgcacacattacaaaggcatgactgtggaAAAAGAAGGTACggttactggactggcctgtctgtagTCCttacctgtccccagtagagaattttgaaataaaaaatgcaacaacaacgaccccatattgttgcacatcttaagacgtgtttgcaggaagaacgggacaaaataaaatctgaaacactaaatcacttggtatcctcggtgccaaaacgtcttttaagtgtgaaaaggaatagcaacattacaaagtggtaaatgctttactgtcccaactttttttggaatgtgttgaaggcctgacatgcaggaatggatgtttattaataaatgaaatgaagttgagcaaataaaacattaaatatctcaggttcattctgtctacaatcaaataaaagtcaaagtaaatctaagaaacactgttttttttttttttattaattgcatttttcatgctgtcccatctttttctgatttggggttgtatatttgtACAAATTCACAACcccaaattaaaaaaagttgggacagtattaaaaataaaaatcacactGTTTCTTAcagttgacttttatttcattgccaaaagtatgtacctatattccatgttttttttctggtaatcatttgatttgttaatatacatccatttctgcatttcaggcctgcaaaacattacaaaaaagttgggacagggcagtTTAGCTTTAGTaatgagctaaaaaaaaaaacgtatgtGATTTcatacaggtgattgtaatcgtgatttggtacaaaagcagaatcATTGGTGCAAGCCAAAGCTGAAcagctgtgatctttgatccctaaGACAgacatcaatagctgatataactacaTGGGCAAGTTTTGTCAAGTACACCTTGGctaacctttgttaagcactacagtACAGTTATattcacaaatgtcacttaaatgccacttaaaactgtgcaaaaaagccTCATGTAAACCATGTCTAGAAGCAGAGTTCTCTGTgctcagaggcatctgggatggaccatcacacagtgaaaacatgttttctgtCGCATTAATCAgtattacacattttttttaaagaaatgcacACCACATGTTCCAGACAAAGAGGGTAATATGTAAGAAGAGGGTAAtggtactggactggcttgcctgcaTTCCTGACCTGTGCCAAATAGAGACGACTTCCCTAAAATTActaggtgcaatgcagtaacacaacccGGACAAGATACCGTCCCATTTCCCCTCCTTCCCAGGAATTCAAATCCTGGATGCCAACACTACTGGGCTACCacaattttactgctgcgccacctgagcaccacagaagttaaaaattgtaattattatttgacGGCCGAAAggtctaagaaaaaaaaaaaactaagaaatTGCACAAAATGGAAAAGCTTTATTTAAGTATTGAATTCAGTACATTAAGGCCTGATTTGTTAGGATTTACTATTATGTGCAAACGTCATGTTTCTGAAGTCTTAAAGGTGCTGTCTGGTGGCGGCTGTGAGGCAAAGGAGCTAAAGAAGTCATGGGCAAAGGAGAAAACATTCTGAGGCTTTCTCAACAGCAGAAATTGCAGAAAGTCAGCCAAAAGTGTCTTCAGCTCAGGGTGCTGCCGGATGTAGGAGAAATGATCTGCTTTCAACTCTTCCTGTAACAGAAAGATTAGGAGGAACAACATCAATTTTGGGATGAGGATTGAGATTAGGATTAACGTTCACAGAACATTTACTATTTTGACATGTGGATGAGAAACACAGGCCAGATAAATAGTTAAAACTTATTATTTACTCCTTTTACTACTGTTTTGAAGTAATGGTACTTAGTATTGTTACAGAATGTGGCATGGGAAAAAGTTGCCACATATAATcatatttgtttaatttgttcCACCATGTAAAATTTTGCAAATTTAATTTGCAGAAAAATTGCAAATGTAAGTTTGAGGTCAATTTCACCAAAGGTGTCCAGATATTTGCAAATTCATGTATACATATTCATATTAAGTGCCCTCAAGTCGATTCTGCCACCATGTGGAAAGTGTTTCTTTAGAACATCCTGTGTTTTGTTTGGGTCTTCATGCTTCTAAATTGCTCAGTCATTGATTCTCTAATGGGTTCTattcatcttgttgctggccgtACTCTTCATTTACCATTAAATCTTCAACTACATAGAAGACCATAGTCTGGATCTTTGTGTGAAGAGACTAATCATTACATCTGAAATGTTTTCCAGTTCCGTCATTCTTGTTTTGCCAAGTGCAGGTCTGTATCCTTAATAACTGATCCAATTCAGAAAAAGCTGTCTTCTTTATCAATGGTAAAACCAGTGATCCTTACTGTTGTGATGACTTTTGTCTTCATTATATTAAGCTAAAGCCCcatctttttactttgttctttAACTTTCATTATAAATGCTTCAAGTCTTCTGgagtattgttttattttcatactGAAGGTTATGGATGTTTCTTCCATCAttagcttgtttgtttgtttattaggattttaacatcatgttttacactttggttacatccatgacaggaacggtagttactcattacacaaggtacatcagttcacagggcgaatacagtcatggacaatttagtgtctccaattcacctcacttgcatgtctttggactgtgggaggaaactggagcacccggaggaaacccacgtggacacggggagaacatgcaaactccacacagaaaggacccggaccaccccacctggggatcgaacccaggaccttcttgctttgaggcaacagtgctatcaTTAGCTTGTGTGGCATAATGGTAAAAGCCATGCTGTTGGAAATGACAGTGCCTGTGTATTGAAGGTGCATGGCATTTTATGAACCTAGTAATTGGGGGGCCACATGTCAATGCACCCATAGTGCTGATCCCAAGTCTGGATAAATAGGAGCTAACAGGAGCAGCTAAAATGGTAAATTGTTACCAGTTGTAATCCTCAATCATCTTATTCCAGTCCTGCTTCTTTTATTATATGTTCATCACACAGGTTGAACAGGACACAATGTGGTGACAGAATGTACCCGTgtctaattaatttttttttattgtggaaCCAGTCTGTTTACTCTCTGTCATGACAGTGGCTTGTTTATCACTGTAAAGTTTCCCCATTAGAACAATGAGAGGCTCTGGTATTCTTATCTTCCTGAGAACATTCCATAATTTTGTATGGTCAACAGAGTCAAAAGCTTTGCTGTAATCAATGAAGCACAAGTTGACTTTCTTCCTGAATTCTTTGGCTTTTTCCATAATCCAACATCTATTTATTTCTTCAGAAGAGGACGCTATTGGCACTGTAGTATTAAACATGTGCAGCAGGACCAGTGATGCTGGTACTTTGTATCAAAAGAGACTCTTATGTCCAATCTACTTTAAATTCACttgtttaaatactgtatttggcACCTTCAAAGGCTGTAACATTTTATATGTAATTTTCACATTCTCTAAACACATTATGCACTGTGAATACAGCACAATTTTGGACCATTCCTCCTTACAGAACTGGTGTaactgagtcaggtttgtaggCCTCCTTGAATGAATGAGTCGTTTTTcatgaaatatgcaatttgctgtaaaaatttaaggtttgcGTTTagagatttaacatttttcatttgcgtagcatatgaaatatgatgcacaatatacaatatgaggcggtcctagcaatcatactgcAATtaagttattgtaacagacttttctgtggtgtgtgtgctgacagtgtttgatgtatgtgtttagtaTTGAGTGCCTtgtgtccctttggggattccataatcaaagaaaaagtgtgcttctctaaacacgtgatcatctctctgtaatgtgtgctgcacctcaaaagaacaaaccagtaaagtATTACGCTCCCGATAAGTTctttatgtacagtttatttctttctttataaactcaacAAACTCTAAAGACTCTCAGTTACATAAGCAATTAGTTGAAGACGAAAgactaaagcagctaaaaacacgactcgggtaagtgagtttggaaaactcccaactgaTTATGTAGACgcggtgtcaaaacacggacaagaATTTATGTCTCTGTTAAGGTAggctgtactgtgtattgtagcttccatttattctataattcaatttatgagtgttatttaatgactgtaatgaaatgaaattaagcacaatGAATAGGGCCCTATATAACCTATTGTATTTGCTGTAGTACAATGTTTTCCAATTAGGTCAGGGTtgccatttatttttaacttttttctttcttttttcgtACCTTTCTGTCAAGAAACTTGGAGTAGAGCTCCATGTCTTCCTGCCAAACCAACGGCTTTTTCTCAAAAACTGGCTTCTGGTCTCTCTCATCTGGAAAACAAATGTGTCTATGTGGAGCTGTTTTTATACACTTTAAAAGAAACTGCAGAAGTGTAATGAAATACAGACCTACACTAAGTAGAGGAAGAAGTTGCAAGAGGTTCATCGTTACTGGAGAACCCACCTGCAGTCTGCTGGCTAAATGTCTGGAGTAAAAAGACAGTTAATTCATGAATAAATATACAATGTTCAGAAAAGATTTTTCAGAATACAAGAATGAAAGACTTATATTCAGTCAAACACTATGTGCAAGGCATGAATACCCTATAGACGGCATCTATACATTGCAGGTCTTTGGGCACCatctccctcagacatagccaatcatgtctgtgtagatgcctggtcagctgatagcaccagtgagatttaaacccagatctcagcagtggtcagctttattatatttaatagccTAAAACATCCAATGATATATTCCTCAACAATAAGAAGTTCATACCCGTCTGAGAGGAAATAGTTTATCCAGGTTGCAGAATTGTCTTCTGCTGAAGTGACGGTCCTTTCTATGCCAAACACATCCACCACTTCTTCACCAATCTTCTGCTTCTTTGCGTCCAGCTTCCTCTGTAAAAAAAACCCTTTTATTAGATTCAtttggtgggtctgattcattaggcaaaaggcaggaaacaccccggacaggtcgccagtccatcacagggcagacacacacacacacacattcatacacaggTTCACATACTCATACTTAGGGCAAtgtttagtagctccaattggcctgactgacTGTCTTTGcgcttgtgggaggaaactggagcacctggagaaaacccctgctgacacagggagaacagcaccaaaaggaccctggccacaTGAccaggaaatcaaacccagccccttcttgctgtgaagcaacagcactacccacaTTATACATATTCCATATTACAAAAGTGGAGAATAAACAGATATACAGCACACAAAAGACTGAATGGGGCATATACActtaatggccaaaagtatgtcaaCACCCTTTTTAAtcaagtttaggtgttttattaacaccaattactaacagttataACAGTAACAAAATCAATGACAGTGGACTTAGAAAATATTTGGACCCAGTGACCTTTTTGCCTGCATTATTGGGTTGTGGATTTGAATTTGAATGGGTATAATGGCAATTTTTACCAATCAATTgtatcaatctacacttaattgtCCATAATGATATAatcaaaatacactgatcagccataacattaaaaccacctccttgtttctacactcactgtccattttatcagctccacttaccatatagaagcattttgtagttctacaattactgactgtagtccatctgtttctctacatactttttagcctgctttcaccctgttcttcactggtcaggacccccacaggaccaccgcagagcaggtattatttaggtggtggatgattctcagcactgcagtgacaatgacatggtggtggtgtgttagtgtgtgttgtgctggtatgagtggttcagacacagcagcgctgccagagtttttaaataccgtgtccactcactgtccactctattagacactcgtacctagttggtccaccttgtagatgtaaagtcagagacgatcagctcatctattgctgctgtttgagttggtcatctgctagaacttcatcagtggtcataggatgctgcccatggggtgctgttggcggagtatttttggtcggtggactattctcagtcaagcagtgacagtgaggtttttaaaaactccatcagtgctgctgtgtcttatccactcataccagcacaacacacactaaaacaccaccaccatgttagtgtcactgcagtgctgagaatgatccaccacccaaataatacctgctctgcggtggtcctgggagattcctgaccattaaagaacagcatgaaagggggctaacaaagcatgcagagaaaccgatggactacagtcagtaattgtagaactacaaagtgcttctatatggtaagtgaagccgataaaatggacaatgtgtgtagaaacaaggaggtggttttaatgttatggctgatcagtgtatgtgcccagagaagtcactgttattataaattattaaggaGGCCATTGTAATATTATATCACATATAGACCTTTCTATACCACtcaattattaattaaagatTCTTTAccatgatatacagtacatgtccaTAGCAAGTATTTGTGAACTTTTATCATCGAACTATGAATACAAAATCTAATTATTAAACTCACATAGGTTGACATGCCAAGCTTGGTGTCAGCATCAAATGACAGAAATACCATGTTGTCTGGAATCTTCTTCTGCTGAGCCAAAATGCGCAAAATGAGAAGATTAGAGGCTTCAGAAACAAAACCTTGTACAGAGTCCAGGGAAAATGTGAATGATTGCTTCTTCACTTCCTACAAAAACAGAACAAGTAAACATACAGTTAAATTCAAATTAGTATTATAGATCATGGGAACACTATCCAAGGTGGAAATTCACACAGGACAAACTCACTAATTCATACTTATTTACACCTGAAACATCTTGAATAAGCCAATTTTAGGAGGTGGGGGAAACTGTAATACCTGAAGGAAATTGAATTGAAGACATTGGAAGAATTTGCTATTAACCGTATAAAATACATTCTCTTTAAACCTATGTACActtatgttattattttgtcattttttttacaaaaactttTGTGATTCTGTTTTATATGTTAACCAAGTACAACACTGGACCCAGTTGTGCATCGGTGTTTATGCACAACCATTTGAACCAAATTAGCATTGTTCTCAGGTGCCGCAGCAGTCTAATGCTTTAGCCACCACCATGAAGACATGAGTATTTCAGTGCCACTGGGGTGACTGGAGGCTCCACACAcaaatggctgtgtctgaggaaggacAGCTCAATATGGTGTCAGCGCAACGCCACTGCAACAGCGACACCTACTGTCTGTTTGAAAAACAGTATAGTATTTTTATCCAGCATAGTGGGAATACTTAAAAGAATTGTGTGTTCCTCTGTATGTGTTAGGCCTCCATGTAGTCAAATGCAGGCTAGTAAAAAAACGAGACCAATAGCTTTACACGTGTTGTGAAGTGGACAGCCTGCAGTTCTCCTTGGCTAGCATAGGTGTCATGTGTGAGGTAGAGGTTTATAatacaaatcatttttaaaaaatcaattataataaagaatgaaaataaaagtaaatagggAGTTGGAaggtcgtagcctagtggttaaggtactggatcacaaggtcactggtttaagccccaccactgccaggttgagcaaggcctttaaccctcaattgatcagactgtatactgtaactgtaatgtaagtcgctttggataaaaggtgtctgctaaatggcaaaaatgtaaatgagttggTTTAATTATTTGTCCACCTATTTCTTTACGATAACAAAGTAGAAAAAGTCCACTGGGGCAGGAACACAATTGTGGTGAGGGTTACAAAACAGGCCCTTAAAACAGGATTACATtgaaaaaaaggttgagaaacattaatttatagtgtatagtgtatgaacctgacacatacttttggtttgtGGCTCTCACCTCTTTCTCTGTAATGACTTTGTTCACCACTAGATGGGCGCCTTGCTTCACTATGTGCACTTTCCTTTCAAGCACGTGTTCCTGAAACTGAAACATTTACAGCACAGCCAATAAACCAGTAAACAGctgttaaatttttatttttaggatTTACTAAAATTGGGATTAAACAATGAGAATTGCAATgagtaatttttaataaatgtataaaagacTATCTAAAGTCCTATGCAAATGTTTTAGTATCTGTGTCAAAATGACACATTGTAGCAATTGTGGCATGTCCAAAAGTTTGGGCACCCTACTAAGTCAGTACTTAGTTACACAACCTTTCTTAGATATCATagcttacaaatgcttttttgtagGCAGCTACAAACTCATCAGAATATTATGTTAAGATTATGTCTCATTAAATCAGTGCACCACCAATCCTTTGTCATCTAAACCTTTCTGTAGATCCTTTGCTGTCATATGAGGGTTATGCTTTGCCTGTTTGGTCAGCATATAAACCATTTAATCTAAGAGTTGCCTTTCCTTTTACAGTTTACCCTAATTGCCATAGCACTCCACCAGGCATCAGTTAGTATCATTATTAAGTCAGGAGTCAGCTGCATAATAGAGCCCATGGTTGTTGTGTATTAGAATATAAAGGCTGAGAAGTTAGGAGGTTTATTATGCTTGATTTGTCATAAACTGACAATTCCTAATAACAATTCCAACATTTTTAGGTTAACTCAATATAAAGTGCATTAACATTTGCAGAAAAATATActttaatataatacaaaaattgGTTGCTGCACACGGCACCATGGCAAGaattcaatccccaggcggggcagtccgtgtttgcatgttctcccagtgtctgcatgggtttcctccgagagctccggtttcctcccacaatcaaaaaacatgcagtcaggtttattggagacactgaattgcccaataggtgaatggatgtgtgtctgccctgtgatggactggcgccccatccagggtgttactgtgtgcctcgcgcccattgaaaaaggctccagcacccgcccccccccccaccctatTTGGATAAGCGCTTAAGAAAGTGAGCGAATGAGTGGTTGCTGCAGAGATTGTGTTGCATTTCTTTttcaaaaatcaacaaaatactTAATTTAAGTGAAAGTGTCcgtttttatataaatgtatttggaacAATATATATACTTCACTATACCTTCATATGTTCATCACAATTCTCTTCTAGAGTCTCAAGCCCCCTGGATATATAAGCTGTTGACAGTGGGTACAAATATAGTTAATTTTAATAGACAGAATTAAATTAAAGGTACAATATCATATTGTAGCGTCCGCCACTGGGGGGCCGGAAcgagctttacccagaaagcttTGCGGCCGTGATATCCATACTTACCATAgccgtgtagcccagtgttggggATGGTGTGGCTGCGGTAAGGGCTGGATAAGCAGCtctatgtttgtctgtctgttgtgtgaatgtctatgtgtatgaatgaatgtcttAAAATAACTGTCTGGTGGCCCCGACGCCCCTCCCTCCGTActtgccggcgccacaatatataATGAAGACTTTTTAAAACATCTAAGCACATTATCATGACTTTAAAGAGAGGGTGTGTTGTAAAGCTGGACTCACCTGTAATAGAAGTGCCACATGGGATGTTATCAATTGCACCATGACTGTTAGCGTGAACCAGATAGCAAGGCTCATCATTGTAACTGGCTTTCTGCACACTCAGACAGAACTCTCCCAGCTGTCTACCAGTGTCAGATACAGTCTCCAAGGAGTCCACAAACAGGCACTGATCTACTTCTTTAGGTCCTAAGACACAACGATATTACAGTTAAAAAGTCAGTGTTAAATTCATCATGCCATGCTGATTACAGCACCTGTATTGGCTCTTCTATCAGTCCTGTGCTTGGCTTAGCTTCTACCTCACCTGTAAGTGTCTGcatgataaataaatgtaaatacccaaaaatgtaatataaaagcCAGTGTCAGATGGCAGAAACATATTTTCTCATTTTGAGTACTGGACTCTGAGCTGGAAACACTAAGTGCAAGGCACTAAGTGCACCCTGGCCCAGGTCACAGTCCATTATTAGGCATTACAAATTCACACACTAAGTGGCTATTTTGCTAATGGCATGTTTTAGAGGTTTTCAGCTCAAAGCAGTGCTCTGAAAGTGAGGGTAGAACCCAGGCCCCCAGTGCCTTAATATTTTGCAGTATTAACACTACCTGCTGCGCTACTGTTCCATTATAATGTTTGACTACCTCAATCAGAAACTTGTTTAAGATAATACACTTGCAGACATTGTTCACCTATCATAAATGTATGTTATCAAaaatgtaacatttcacttaagtttttatgttaattatatgACTTGTAATGAATACGTTGCATTAAATTTGAGAAAGATGTGAAATTTAAGCATTTTTTATAATGGTCTTAGACTTGGTCCTCATTGTACATGTCTCTTTCAAGTGAAGGTTAACATTAACTGTAATAATTAAACAGggcacagtggtagcctagtgggtaccgCTGTGGGTTATTAACTAGAAGCTTGTGGGTTTGAATACAGGCTCTGCCTTGCATCCACTACAGAATAGAATTCCtttctttgtcatatatacatacactgacactaaaaccacctccttgtttctacactcactgtccattttatcagctccacttaccatatagaagcactttgtagttctacaattactgactgtagtccatctgtttctctgcatgctttggtagcccgctttcatgctgttcttcaatggtcaggactttcccaggaccactacagagcaggtattatttaggtggtggatcattctcagcgctgctggagttttcaaataccgtgcccactctattagacactcttacctagttggttcaccattgctcatctgttgctgctgtttgagttggtcatcttctagaccttcatcagtggtcacaggacgctgcctacggggcgctgttggctggatatttttggttggtgtactattctcagtccagcagttacagtgaggtgtttaaaaaatccatcagcattgctgtgtctgatccactcataccagcacaacacacactaacacaccaccaccatgtcagtgtcactgcag contains these protein-coding regions:
- the catip gene encoding ciliogenesis-associated TTC17-interacting protein isoform X1, giving the protein MSTMNEMKDTGTLQVWTEERKASKEAIEFLSIIGPKEVDQCLFVDSLETVSDTGRQLGEFCLSVQKASYNDEPCYLVHANSHGAIDNIPCGTSITAYISRGLETLEENCDEHMKFQEHVLERKVHIVKQGAHLVVNKVITEKEEVKKQSFTFSLDSVQGFVSEASNLLILRILAQQKKIPDNMVFLSFDADTKLGMSTYRKLDAKKQKIGEEVVDVFGIERTVTSAEDNSATWINYFLSDGHLASRLQVGSPVTMNLLQLLPLLSVGLYFITLLQFLLKCIKTAPHRHICFPDERDQKPVFEKKPLVWQEDMELYSKFLDRKEELKADHFSYIRQHPELKTLLADFLQFLLLRKPQNVFSFAHDFFSSFASQPPPDSTFKTSET
- the catip gene encoding ciliogenesis-associated TTC17-interacting protein isoform X2, with amino-acid sequence MSTMNEMKDTGTLQVWTEERKASKEAIEFLSIIGPKEVDQCLFVDSLETVSDTGRQLGEFCLSVQKASYNDEPCYLVHANSHGAIDNIPCGTSITAYISRGLETLEENCDEHMKFQEHVLERKVHIVKQGAHLVVNKVITEKEEVKKQSFTFSLDSVQGFVSEASNLLILRILAQQKKIPDNMVFLSFDADTKLGMSTYRKLDAKKQKIGEEVVDVFGIERTVTSAEDNSATWINYFLSDGHLASRLQVGSPVTMNLLQLLPLLSVDERDQKPVFEKKPLVWQEDMELYSKFLDRKEELKADHFSYIRQHPELKTLLADFLQFLLLRKPQNVFSFAHDFFSSFASQPPPDSTFKTSET
- the catip gene encoding ciliogenesis-associated TTC17-interacting protein isoform X3 — its product is MSTMNEMKDTGTLQVWTEERKASKEAIEFLSIIGPKEVDQCLFVDSLETVSDTGRQLGEFCLSVQKASYNDEPCYLVHANSHGAIDNIPCGTSITAYISRGLETLEENCDEHMKEHVLERKVHIVKQGAHLVVNKVITEKEEVKKQSFTFSLDSVQGFVSEASNLLILRILAQQKKIPDNMVFLSFDADTKLGMSTYRKLDAKKQKIGEEVVDVFGIERTVTSAEDNSATWINYFLSDGHLASRLQVGSPVTMNLLQLLPLLSVDERDQKPVFEKKPLVWQEDMELYSKFLDRKEELKADHFSYIRQHPELKTLLADFLQFLLLRKPQNVFSFAHDFFSSFASQPPPDSTFKTSET